One Corynebacterium matruchotii genomic window, TGGCCCTGCTCATTGCCGGATTCCTCTCATTGCAGGACATTTCCTCCCGGCTTGGTGACATTCTTCGGCTGAATATCGCCTGGATGGGGCGCAAAACCGTCGACCACAAGGTGTCCCGCCTACCCCCAGAACGGCTGGCACACACCGAAACCAACAAACAGGTGCGCCAAGCCCTGGAGGTGGTGTCCAACGGGAACCTGTCGGTGCAGGCTACGGCGGTCACATCCGTCATTTTCGCGGTCACGGTTGCGATTTCCTTGTTCGTGTCTATCGTCCAATTCAATGTGTGGACTGCCATGTTTACCATACTGGCGCTTATTCCCTCCCTGGTGGTGAACTTTTATTGCTCCCGCAGGCTGGCCGAACAGTGGGAACAAAACAACGACTACCACCGCCACGCAAACTACCTGTGTGAGCAAATGATCTATAAGGAGCCGGCCACGGAACTCGCCCTCCTCGACGCCCGCGAATGGTTCCGCGCCGAGGCCGAAACCTACCGCGACAAGGTGGCCAGCCTCGACCGCAGCGTGCACACCATGTACATCCGAACGGAGCTCTACAACTCCCTGGCCACAATCGCGTGCTTCGGGTTGGCGCTGCTCGCCTTCGTGCGCACCGACACACTCACCGCGGTGGATGCGACCGCCACCCTGGTGGGCATCTCCAGCGGCCTCTTCGCCATCCATAATGTCGGCTGGTCCGTGGGCATGCTCATGCAAGAAACCACCCCACTGCTCATGCTGCAACGGTTCTTCAACTCGCCCGAGGCGGAGCCGCCCCTTCCCGTAATAGAGACATCCGAACAGTTGCGCGTCGAAAAGCTGTTCGTTACCGATATTCTTTACGACGTCAACCTCACGGCCCGCCAAGGCCAACTCATAGCCATAGTCGGACTCAACGGTGCCGGCAAAACCACCCTCGTATCCGCCCTGGTCGGCACCCGGCCCATAGCCGCCGGCACTGTGACCATCGACGGGCACGACATCACCCACGCATCCTTCGCGGAGAAACACCGCTACTTTGGGATGCTGCCGCAGGACTATTCCCGATTCGGGCTCACCGTCGCCCAAAACCTCCGACTCGGCGGCCCGGGCGACCCCACCGAAGCCCTACGGATCTCCGGGGCGGATGCATTCGTCCACGACCTGGACCAGCAACTGGGCGAACAATGGGGAGGCGTTGGGCTGTCCGGTGGACAATGGCAGCGACTATCGCTGGCCCGACTCCGGCTTCGCAACCCCGGGATTTGGATTCTTGACGAGCCCACCAGCTCTATCGACGCCCACGGTGAGATGGAGATTTTTGCGGAACTGCGGCGCATCAGCGGCAATAAAATCGTGATCGTGGTGTCTCACCGGGCATCCACCCTGCGGATGATGGACAAAATCTATTTCCTGTCGAACGGCCGCATCACCGAATCCGGCACTTTTGACGAACTCTATGCCAAGGGTGGCGAGTTCACGGAATTATTTACCTCCCAAATCGAAGGCGTGGCCGGCGCAGCAGACCCGGCCGGACCGGTGGAAAACGAACAGCCCGCTGACTTGGGGAATCCAAGCGATTCAAGTGATTCGAGCGATTCGGAAGGCTGACCGGCTTCACCCGGTTGACACCGGCTGGTTTTGTGGGGTGAGCTGCGTGTTTGCTTTAGCTGGGGTTCTGGTTTTTGGGAGATTTCTTCCTGGGCGAACCGGGGCGGCTGGTCGGAACCCAAGCTAAAGCAAAACCCCTGCTTGGCAAGCTGCAAGCGTGCTGAGCTTGGGTTCTGATTCCAGTGGGTGGATTCGGGCCGCTGACGGAGGGAATCCCAGCTAAAGCGGGGCTGGTGTCCGGTCGGGGCCTGGTTGGGATCTAGCTGCAGGTGTTCTAAGCTTGGGTTCCGGGTTTTAACGTCCTAAATGCGTGCCCTTTGAAGTGGAATCCAAGCTTAGAGGATATGCGGCAAGGGTCGTGGAGGGTTTGGTCGGTATGGCCGGTTTCCTTGGTTGAGCTGCGTGTTTGCTTTAGCTGGGATTCCGGTTTTGGGGAGATTTCTTCCTGGGTAAACCGGGGCGGCTGGTCGGAATCCCAGCTAAAGCAAAACCCCTGCTTGTTAGGCTGCGTATCTTCTAAGCTTGGGTTCTGTGTGTAGGGAGCCTGAATCCGTCTGTTGGGTGCGGAGCCCAAGCTAAAACAAAGCCGGAGTTAGACCAGGGGTGCGGTCGGACTTTGGCTGCATATCTTCTAAGCTTGGTTTCTGTTTGATGCCGCTTGTTGGTCCAGGGGAATGTTGGTCTGAAATTGAAACCCAAGCTTAGAAGATGTGCGGCAAGGGTCGTGGAGGGTTTGGGCAGTACGGTCGGTTTCCTTGGTTGAGCTGCGTGTTTGCTTTAGCTGGGGTTCCGGTTTTCAGGAGTTTTCTTCCTGGGTAAACCGGAGTTGCCAAACAGAACCCCAGCTAAAGCAAAAGCCCTGCTTGGCGGACTGGGCCAAGCAGGGGTGGGGCAAAACAAATCCCTCCGGGTGGCTGGATCAGAGGCCAGGCCGGCCTTAGCCACCGGGAGGGCGTCGCAAAGCGGGGAGGGGTTAGGGCCGACGGCGAGCAACCAGCCGGCCAGCCGCGCGCCACCCGAGAAGCAGCAGGCCGGACATAGTGGTCGCCACAATAATGAACGAAATGTGGGGAACCGCTGCATGGCGCGCCGCCCAAATCGCCAAGCCGGTGAGCACGGTGACCAGCCACACAATCACACCATAACGGATGGCACCGCCGCCTGCGCCCCGGAGCGCAACCGTGGCAATCCCCGTCCCCACCAGGGAGCCTATGGCAAACGGCCAGAACGTGTCCGCAATCTGGGCGAGCCCCAAACCACCGTGGGCGGCCCGGGCTAGCACCGCAAACACCAGTACCGCAATAATGTCCGTCATCAACGTTTTCATGAACTCATACTTCCTACATGCATGCCACCGCGGGCAACGGAAATAAAATATGTCACCCACCCAATGATCGTAATCAATGCAAAGGAAATAATCCGGTAAACGAACACCACACCAAACGCCGACGAAGCCGTCATGCCCACCGCGACCAGGCTGCCAGTCATGGCCGCCTCCACCGGGCCTAGGCCTGCTGGCGTGATCTGTGCCGTGCCCACGATTTTCGCAGTGACAAACGCCAACACCACACCCAGCACCGTTGTGTTGTTTTCCACCGCCCGAAACCCCGGAAGCACATCCGTTACCGCCCAGACGCAGAGCCAAACCGCCACAATGTCGAACACCCAATTCATGAGCGACAGGAGGGTAACCCAGCTGAATTTGCCGGGAGTGAGCGATACCGCGTCAAGCTGCCCGAAATGCTCGTCAATGCTGTCGAGGATTTTTGTTGGTCGCCGGCGCACAATCCTGCCGGCCCGGATAATGACCGCCACCACAAACCGTTTTGCCGGCTCCGGGTGATTCGTGACCCACCACACCAGCAACGCTAGCCCCAGCATGATTGCCACCGACCCCAACATGGGCCATAGGCTGAAATCCGCTCCGAAGAAAAACACCGAAATCAGCCCCAGCGCAATCAGCCACACCGTGGACAGCGCCGCCGACACCACAATGAACCAGGAGGAAACCAGCACGTTGACCCCCCAATTGCGCATGGTGTGAAATTGGTACACCGCCGACAATGCCGCGCCTCCCGGGAATGTCGCCGACCAGGAGTTCGCAATAAATGTGAGCTGGAGTGTGTCCCGCGAGCGCACGTTGGCGCCGCCGGCATTGAGCAACGTGTGCATCACCTCAGCCATGACCACTATGGAGGCAATCACCGCGAGGAACGCGAGCACCAGACCGGTGGGTTTAGCACTTAAAACTTCCTGGTAGCCGGTGGCGAGGAACGGCATCTTGTCGCGCAGCAGCAGGGCCGCGATCCCCATGATGACCAGTGGTCCGAGGAATCGCACCCAGTTTTTCCAGCTGGCGCCGGTCTTGGGGTTCGCGGGATTTTCGTGGCTGACTGTCAAGAAGATCCTTTCTGTGGTGTTGGCGGTGCTAGTCTTCGGATTCTAAACGCTTGAGCAGTTCCGTGAAGGGCACTTGTTTTGTGTTGCGGCCGGTGGTGGGGGAGAAATGCCGGTGGGTACTGGGGTTGGTTGTGCGAGGCTTATCGAAACGCTGCGGCGGCAAGCTCCCTGTTGCCAACTCTATCGTTTCTTCCCGCCGCGGATGTTGGTTGCTTGGTTGATTGCTTGACGACGCCCGGTCCCGCTCCATTCGAACACTAGCACGGGAGTCTGGTTCGGGAATATTTGTTCGAGGCCGGCGCACTGGCCTGGCCGGCTGTCGTGGCTGGGCCGCCCGCGGCGGTTGAGGTTGGGGTCGGGGCGCCCGTTTTGGCAGTCCTGCCTGCCCCCGACCCCGACCTTGGCCCTGGCCCTGGCCCTGGTTCCGGGAAACTCGGTGCCCCAGCGCCCCGGCCGCGGACTTCACCCATGGGGGCGCCCACCAATTGTCGTCTTGCAGTAGGTGCATGACTGCCGGGACCAGCATCATTCGGATGATGGTGGCGTCGAAAAGCAGGGCGAAGATCATGCCAAAGGCAATGTATTTCATCATGACAATGTCGGAAAACCCGAACGCCCCGCACACCACAATCATGATGATGGCCGCCGCGCTGATAATCCCGCCGGTGTGGGCAGTGCCGAATTTGATGGCAACATCAGTGGCGGCGCGATGCTCGCGTGCCTCCACCATGCGCGACACCAGGAACACCTCATAGTCAGTGGACAGCCCATAAATGATTGCCATAATGAGCACCAGCACCGGACTCATGAGCGGGCCTGGGGTGAAGCCGAACAGGTTTGCGCCCACACCATCGACGAACATCCAGGTGAGTAGCCCAATGGTAGCGCCCATGCCCAACAGCGTCATGATGACTGCCTTTGCCGGCAGCACCAGTGAGCCAAACACCAGGGCCATGAGCACGAAGGTTGCGAGTACAATATAGAAACTCATCAACGGCAGTTTGTCGAACAAAGCCTCGATAGATTCGATTTCCAGGGCCGGGGTGCCGCCAACATATACCTTTACTCCGGGTGGCGGTTCTATCGCCCGGAGCTGGTCGACAACCGACTGGTTATGGGCTCGATCCACGATCCCCGCCGATAGCACCGTGATGCCATCTTTTGTGGCTGAGGTGGGGGTGAATCGTCCGGTTAGGCCCTCTACCTGGGCGGCCTGTTGGTACACCTGTACGAGTTGATCGTTGTCGGCGTTGGTGACCACCAGTTTGATGGGTTCCGTGCGGAATTCGGGAAATTCTCGATCGAATGTGCTTTGCGCCGTGCGCACCTGATTGGTTGGCGGCAAGTAGGTTTCGTTGATGCCACCGAATTCCACGTCGCCGATCGGAAGGGCCAACAACATGAGGCCACCGACAATGGCGCAGGTCACCCATACTGCATGCTGCATCGACCAGTTCGGTAGCCGATACCACCAGGTTTCGCTGAGCTTCTTCGATCCCTTCGACGCTGCGGCTGGCGCGGCTACGGCAGTGCGGGAGTGGGAGTAAGAGCGGGAACGCCCACGCCCCCCAGCGGAACGCTGCCCAGCCTGGCCACTTTGCCTGCCCCGACCCAAGGTGTGCGCAACCATTCCCGTTACCCCCGCCCACCTGGGTCGGCGCACCATGAACTTATCAATATTGTGCCCAAGCAGGCTAAATAATGCCGGTAGCATGGTCACCGACAGGACCGCCGCCAATCCCACGGCGCTGATCGCCCCGTACGCCACCGATTTCAAAAACGCCTGTGGAAACACCAACAACCCGGACAGGGCCACCGCCACCATGGCGGCGGAAAACACCACGGTCTTGCCCGCAGTGCCGGTGGCTCGCCTGACCGCGGTGCGCACATCCTGCCCGCCACCCCGGTTGAGTTCCTCCCGAAACCGGGACACCATAAACAGCCCATAGTCGATGGCTAGCCCCAGCCCCAAGAGGGTCACCACCGAGTGGGCAAACACATTGACCTGCGTGAACCCGGCCAGTATTGATAGCACCCCCAGGGACCCGACGATGGACAGGCCGCCCACAATCAGCGGCATGCAGGCCGCCACCAGGGACCCAAACACAACAAGAAGCAGCAATGCTACGGCTGGTAGCGCGTAGAATTCGGCCCGGCTAATATCCTGGCTCATGCCCTCATCCAGGGCATCCGCCACGGCCGTGGCCCCCGCTATCTGCGTCGATACGCCAGGAAACATCCTGCCGGCCCCCGCGAGTTGGACCTTGATGGCCCGGAAGTCTTTCAGGGTTTGGTCCCCGTCCCCTTTCAACGCGATTGCGGCGAAGGCGGTGCGTTTGTCTTGGCTGATGAGCCGGTCGACCCGCTTGTCGAAATAGCTGGTGATGTGGTCGATCTGGTCGGGGTGGTTGGCCAGAAGGTTGGTCAGGTATTCCTGGATGTGCCCAAACTCTGGTGACTCGTCAATGGTGCCGGTTTCGGCAGTAAACAGCAGGATGACGTCACCATTATTGTCACGGCCGAATGTTCGCGCTTCGATGGCGGCGGCGGTCGTGGAGTCGGAGTTGGGATCATCCCACCCCTCTTGGCTCATGCGGTCCGAAAGCCGCATCCCAAAGGTGAGGTAGAGCAAGATGATGACGGCAACAACTACGAGCGGAATAACACGTCGGTGCTGGTAGGCGAATTCACCCCAGCGAGAAAACATGGTGACAACATCCCTTCTACCGATCGTGCCTGGCTACTTGTCGGACAGCAGCATGGACAGCGGTCGGAATGGCTGCAGCCAGGCCCCGGTCGCTGGCAGATTATCCAGGCTGATGCGCGGCAGCGGCTCCCGGAACACGCCGGGGATTTCCTCCAGGTCCACGAATGTGAAGATTTCGGAGTTCACCGCCCAACTGGTGTGTTCGTGGAATCCCAAGATGGTGACCGGGATGCCTTCGTCGGCAAGCTCGGTGAGGAGTTCCCGGAAGTTTTGCCCATCCGCGCTGGCCACGATGACGCCGCGCAGTACACCTTCGGCGTGACGGTGACGAATGTGCGCCACCATGTCCGGGTCGACGTCGGTGTCCTCGGTGAGCTTGGGCTTGGCGAACACCGCGAACCCGACATTGCGCAGCGCCTCCACCCACGGCCGGATGGCGTCGGTGCCGTTTGGGGCCACATTGGTGAACACGGTGGCTTCGGCGGCGATCCGAACCCCGGTGTGGTGGGCTAATTCGCCCGCGCGGCCCAGCACCCACCTGCCGATGGCGTCAAACCGGGGCCGGTGGGCTGCGGTGGGCCGGGCACCCAAAATGGCGCCCAACCCCATGTCGATATTGGGGGCGTCCCACACCAATAGGAGCGTGTCGTCGCCCATTGGCTCGGGGGTTTCAGCTGTGGATCGTGCCGCGTGGGCGGGGTTCCCGGGATAAAATTCATTCGAACTCATGTACGCCTCCATAGGAATTCGGTGATGGTGTGGTCTTGGTCTAAACCTTTGCCCTCAAACTTAGTGATGACCTGCCGGTCGGTTAATTGTGGGCAGTCCGGCCAGGGCCACCCCATGTATTCCAGCTGTGGTTCCACCTCGGCGAGTTCGGCAATCCATGCAGCATAATCGGCATGATCGGTGGCAACGTGCAATACCCCACCGGGTTTGAGCCTGTTAGCAATGAGGTTTAATACGCCGGATTGAATGATGCGACGTTTGTGGTGTCGAGCCTTGGGCCACGGGTCTGGGAAGAAAATACGGACACCATCCACGGTACCGGGTTCGAACATGCGAGTGAGTACTTCTACGCCGTCGCCGCTAATCATGCGAATGTTGGTGATGTTCTCCCGCACGATGGCGCCGAGGAGTTTCGCCAGCCCAGACTTATATAGCTCTACGGCAATGATATTGGTGTCGGCCTCGTGCGGCGCCATGGCCGCGGTCGAGGTTCCGGTGCCGGAGCCGATTTCCACAATGGTTTTCGCCCCACTACGCCCAAACCAGTCGTCGATGTCGATAATCCGATCGGCGAGCGTGGTGCCGAGCGTGGGCCAATACTCGTCCCAGCGGGCGGCCTGATTATCAGTAAGCGACCCGCGTCGAAAGCTGACGCCGCCGAGTCGGGGGTAGTCCAGGTCGTTATGAAAAAGCTCATTGAAGTCGGTTTGTTGCGGTCTATTCATGCTGGTTTCCTGTCGGTAATCGGTAGGATTCTTAAGAGTAGTGGGGGTGAAGAAATGGCGCTAACTGGCACGCCGGATCGTCACTAAGCTTGTCGACGCCGGACCCTCGCGGTGGGGAAAATGACCGAAAATCACGCCAATTCCCCCCTGTTTAGGGGAATGAAAATGTGCTGTTTCGTGGTTATTGGGCCCCCGAAAGGGGCGAACGTCGATAAGTGAA contains:
- a CDS encoding ATP-binding cassette domain-containing protein; translated protein: MKNIFTSSWFALTFAARTAPRTLGAVLLLQLVLAGFPAAQVWLVSALGRAIETRSAHTYVLAFCVALLIAGFLSLQDISSRLGDILRLNIAWMGRKTVDHKVSRLPPERLAHTETNKQVRQALEVVSNGNLSVQATAVTSVIFAVTVAISLFVSIVQFNVWTAMFTILALIPSLVVNFYCSRRLAEQWEQNNDYHRHANYLCEQMIYKEPATELALLDAREWFRAEAETYRDKVASLDRSVHTMYIRTELYNSLATIACFGLALLAFVRTDTLTAVDATATLVGISSGLFAIHNVGWSVGMLMQETTPLLMLQRFFNSPEAEPPLPVIETSEQLRVEKLFVTDILYDVNLTARQGQLIAIVGLNGAGKTTLVSALVGTRPIAAGTVTIDGHDITHASFAEKHRYFGMLPQDYSRFGLTVAQNLRLGGPGDPTEALRISGADAFVHDLDQQLGEQWGGVGLSGGQWQRLSLARLRLRNPGIWILDEPTSSIDAHGEMEIFAELRRISGNKIVIVVSHRASTLRMMDKIYFLSNGRITESGTFDELYAKGGEFTELFTSQIEGVAGAADPAGPVENEQPADLGNPSDSSDSSDSEG
- a CDS encoding DUF3054 domain-containing protein, with product MKTLMTDIIAVLVFAVLARAAHGGLGLAQIADTFWPFAIGSLVGTGIATVALRGAGGGAIRYGVIVWLVTVLTGLAIWAARHAAVPHISFIIVATTMSGLLLLGWRAAGRLVARRRP
- a CDS encoding TIGR00374 family protein → MGIAALLLRDKMPFLATGYQEVLSAKPTGLVLAFLAVIASIVVMAEVMHTLLNAGGANVRSRDTLQLTFIANSWSATFPGGAALSAVYQFHTMRNWGVNVLVSSWFIVVSAALSTVWLIALGLISVFFFGADFSLWPMLGSVAIMLGLALLVWWVTNHPEPAKRFVVAVIIRAGRIVRRRPTKILDSIDEHFGQLDAVSLTPGKFSWVTLLSLMNWVFDIVAVWLCVWAVTDVLPGFRAVENNTTVLGVVLAFVTAKIVGTAQITPAGLGPVEAAMTGSLVAVGMTASSAFGVVFVYRIISFALITIIGWVTYFISVARGGMHVGSMSS
- a CDS encoding MMPL family transporter — its product is MFSRWGEFAYQHRRVIPLVVVAVIILLYLTFGMRLSDRMSQEGWDDPNSDSTTAAAIEARTFGRDNNGDVILLFTAETGTIDESPEFGHIQEYLTNLLANHPDQIDHITSYFDKRVDRLISQDKRTAFAAIALKGDGDQTLKDFRAIKVQLAGAGRMFPGVSTQIAGATAVADALDEGMSQDISRAEFYALPAVALLLLVVFGSLVAACMPLIVGGLSIVGSLGVLSILAGFTQVNVFAHSVVTLLGLGLAIDYGLFMVSRFREELNRGGGQDVRTAVRRATGTAGKTVVFSAAMVAVALSGLLVFPQAFLKSVAYGAISAVGLAAVLSVTMLPALFSLLGHNIDKFMVRRPRWAGVTGMVAHTLGRGRQSGQAGQRSAGGRGRSRSYSHSRTAVAAPAAASKGSKKLSETWWYRLPNWSMQHAVWVTCAIVGGLMLLALPIGDVEFGGINETYLPPTNQVRTAQSTFDREFPEFRTEPIKLVVTNADNDQLVQVYQQAAQVEGLTGRFTPTSATKDGITVLSAGIVDRAHNQSVVDQLRAIEPPPGVKVYVGGTPALEIESIEALFDKLPLMSFYIVLATFVLMALVFGSLVLPAKAVIMTLLGMGATIGLLTWMFVDGVGANLFGFTPGPLMSPVLVLIMAIIYGLSTDYEVFLVSRMVEAREHRAATDVAIKFGTAHTGGIISAAAIIMIVVCGAFGFSDIVMMKYIAFGMIFALLFDATIIRMMLVPAVMHLLQDDNWWAPPWVKSAAGALGHRVSRNQGQGQGQGRGRGQAGLPKRAPRPQPQPPRAAQPRQPARPVRRPRTNIPEPDSRASVRMERDRASSSNQPSNQHPRREETIELATGSLPPQRFDKPRTTNPSTHRHFSPTTGRNTKQVPFTELLKRLESED
- a CDS encoding NYN domain-containing protein, producing MGDDTLLLVWDAPNIDMGLGAILGARPTAAHRPRFDAIGRWVLGRAGELAHHTGVRIAAEATVFTNVAPNGTDAIRPWVEALRNVGFAVFAKPKLTEDTDVDPDMVAHIRHRHAEGVLRGVIVASADGQNFRELLTELADEGIPVTILGFHEHTSWAVNSEIFTFVDLEEIPGVFREPLPRISLDNLPATGAWLQPFRPLSMLLSDK
- the trmB gene encoding tRNA (guanosine(46)-N7)-methyltransferase TrmB, encoding MNRPQQTDFNELFHNDLDYPRLGGVSFRRGSLTDNQAARWDEYWPTLGTTLADRIIDIDDWFGRSGAKTIVEIGSGTGTSTAAMAPHEADTNIIAVELYKSGLAKLLGAIVRENITNIRMISGDGVEVLTRMFEPGTVDGVRIFFPDPWPKARHHKRRIIQSGVLNLIANRLKPGGVLHVATDHADYAAWIAELAEVEPQLEYMGWPWPDCPQLTDRQVITKFEGKGLDQDHTITEFLWRRT